One Littorina saxatilis isolate snail1 linkage group LG12, US_GU_Lsax_2.0, whole genome shotgun sequence genomic region harbors:
- the LOC138981088 gene encoding N(G),N(G)-dimethylarginine dimethylaminohydrolase 1-like, whose product MHVLQLLRITASGPLGLSLKHFSSATVHSKTLSYATSTRSLFNYTHAITRGIPKSFVEHSLKMDTSEQIVLSRALEQMKNYIDVLKRCGLKVITLPADERYPDCLFVEDAALVIGQKACLTRPGHPSRRGEVQAIKEALENLGIKTQELDDPSAMLDGGDIIFTGQEILVGESERSNRAATESLQRVFPEFPVTSIPICGMLHLKSVATLAREGVITVGGSEPSQEVLKLLKSKAKGQYKYIQLSHDQSANVVFINGNALIKPESEIGSSDFKVLTTELQIPTIPVEFGEFYKADGCLSCCSLLLQVP is encoded by the exons ATGCATGTGCTACAGCTTTTGAGAATCACAGCATCTGGACCTTTGGGCTTATCATTGAAGCATTTCTCCAGTGCGACAGTGCATTCCAAAACACTCAGTTATGCTACATCAACACGGTCTCTGTTTAACTATACTCACGCCATCACGCGAGGAATCCCCAAGAGTTTTGTGGAGCATTCACTCAAGATGGACACATCTGAGCAAATAGTGTTGTCGCGCGCCCTTGAGCAGATGAAGAACTACATTGACGTTTTGAAAAGGTGTGGGCTGAAGGTGATAACACTCCCAGCAGATGAACGCTACCCAGACTGTTTATTTGTGGAGGATGCTGCCCTGGTTATCGGACAAAAGGCGTGTCTCACACGCCCCGGCCACCCAAGTCGAAGAGGAGAG GTACAAGCAATAAAAGAGGCCCTTGAAAATCTTGGCATCAAGACGCAGGAGCTTGATGATCCCTCTGCTATGCTGGATGGTGGTGACATCATTTTTACAG GTCAAGAAATCCTGGTTGGTGAGAGTGAACGCAGCAACAGAGCAGCGACAGAGAGCCTGCAGCGAGTCTTTCCAGAGTTTCCTGTCACCTCAATCCCCATTTGTGGCATGCTGCACTTAAAGAGTGTGGCAACCCTGGCGCGTGAGGGTGTTATCACTGTTGGAGGCAGTGAACCAAGCCAGGAAGTTTTGAAG CTCCTGAAGTCCAAAGCGAAAGGGCAGTACAAATACATTCAACTCTCACACGATCAGTCTGCAAATGTTGTGTTCATAAATGGGAATGCGCTGATCAAACCGGAAAGTGAAATCGGATCTTCAGATTTTAAG GTGCTAACTACAGAACTACAGATTCCTACAATCCCAGTAGAGTTTGGTGAATTCTACAAAGCAGATGGGTGCTTGTCTTGCTGCTCTTTACTTCTTCAGGTGCCATAA
- the LOC138981084 gene encoding sex-determining protein fem-1-like isoform X3: protein MKVDGYMTEYDAVSLVKEKVTAIELSEVFDVAKLANVKELSVFVAAGAVCFLTATGFWSICRRITRRNEADSNISKQKLLQLMKKAYLPGCTETIIEQLKKRELDFNEKVSPSGLTFFLCACLSGVPNLIEHMLKAGANVHTETREGDSALYLATYAVLHSAEPSTDALRSLIKAGCNVNKQNRRGYTPLHRAASMGNIRVIQYLLLEGADPYIANNAGVFPIDSAVCAGHIEAASLLKLKVPNPYVWDVVEPHTPLHIKMGLQSPQRKLMLVSSRRTKLRNVFT, encoded by the exons ATGAAAGTGGATGGATATATGACAGAATATG ATGCTGTATCATTAGTCAAAGAAAAGGTCACTGCGATCGAACTGTCGGAGGTGTTTGATGTAGCGAAGTTGGCCAACGTCAAGGAACTTTCAGTTTTTGTGGCTGCTGGAGCTGTGTGCTTTCTTACTGCAACGGGTTTTTGGAGTATTT GCAGAAGAATTACAAGACGAAACGAAGCGGACAGCAACATTTCGAAACAAAAACTGCTACAACTCATGAAG AAAGCATACCTTCCAGGCTGCACTGAGACGATCATTGAACAGCTGAAGAAACGGGAACTCGATTTCAATGAAAAAGTGTCGCCTTCGGGACTCACGTTCTTCTTG tgTGCTTGCCTGAGTGGTGTGCCGAACCTTATCGAGCACATGTTGAAGGCGG GAGCCAACGTGCATACAGAAACAAGAGAGGGGGACTCAGCCTTGTATCTGGCCACCTACGCTGTTCTGCACTCTGCTGAGCCCAGCACTGATGCCCTTCGATCTCTCATCAAAG caggctgcaacgttaacaagcagaacAGACGAGGATACACTCCATTACATAGGGCTGCCAGCATGGGGAACATCAGAGTCATCCAGTATTTGTTACTTGAAG GCGCTGATCCCTATATCGCCAACAACGCTGGTGTTTTTCCCATTGACAGCGCAGTTTGTGCAG GACACATTGAGGCAGCCAGTTTGCTGAAGCTGAAGGTTCCAAATCCATACGTATGGGATGTGGTGGAGCCACACACACCATTGCACATCAAGATGGGTCTTCAGAGTCCGCAGCGCAAACTTATGCTTGTTTCTTCCAGGCGTACCAAACTTAGAAATGTGTTCACATAG
- the LOC138981084 gene encoding ankyrin-1-like isoform X2: protein MSPFANVTVSSFSASTFEILQHFVNTSSLISYQDAVSLVKEKVTAIELSEVFDVAKLANVKELSVFVAAGAVCFLTATGFWSICRRITRRNEADSNISKQKLLQLMKKAYLPGCTETIIEQLKKRELDFNEKVSPSGLTFFLCACLSGVPNLIEHMLKAGANVHTETREGDSALYLATYAVLHSAEPSTDALRSLIKAGCNVNKQNRRGYTPLHRAASMGNIRVIQYLLLEGHIEAASLLKLKVPNPYVWDVVEPHTPLHIKMGLQSPQRKLMLVSSRRTKLRNVFT from the exons ATGTCACCCTTTGCAAATGTTACGGTTTCTAGCTTTAGCGCCTCTACCTTTGAAATCTTGCAGCATTTTGTGAATACAAGTTCTTTGATAAGCTATCAAG ATGCTGTATCATTAGTCAAAGAAAAGGTCACTGCGATCGAACTGTCGGAGGTGTTTGATGTAGCGAAGTTGGCCAACGTCAAGGAACTTTCAGTTTTTGTGGCTGCTGGAGCTGTGTGCTTTCTTACTGCAACGGGTTTTTGGAGTATTT GCAGAAGAATTACAAGACGAAACGAAGCGGACAGCAACATTTCGAAACAAAAACTGCTACAACTCATGAAG AAAGCATACCTTCCAGGCTGCACTGAGACGATCATTGAACAGCTGAAGAAACGGGAACTCGATTTCAATGAAAAAGTGTCGCCTTCGGGACTCACGTTCTTCTTG tgTGCTTGCCTGAGTGGTGTGCCGAACCTTATCGAGCACATGTTGAAGGCGG GAGCCAACGTGCATACAGAAACAAGAGAGGGGGACTCAGCCTTGTATCTGGCCACCTACGCTGTTCTGCACTCTGCTGAGCCCAGCACTGATGCCCTTCGATCTCTCATCAAAG caggctgcaacgttaacaagcagaacAGACGAGGATACACTCCATTACATAGGGCTGCCAGCATGGGGAACATCAGAGTCATCCAGTATTTGTTACTTGAAG GACACATTGAGGCAGCCAGTTTGCTGAAGCTGAAGGTTCCAAATCCATACGTATGGGATGTGGTGGAGCCACACACACCATTGCACATCAAGATGGGTCTTCAGAGTCCGCAGCGCAAACTTATGCTTGTTTCTTCCAGGCGTACCAAACTTAGAAATGTGTTCACATAG
- the LOC138981084 gene encoding E3 ubiquitin-protein ligase MIB1-like isoform X1 produces the protein MSPFANVTVSSFSASTFEILQHFVNTSSLISYQDAVSLVKEKVTAIELSEVFDVAKLANVKELSVFVAAGAVCFLTATGFWSICRRITRRNEADSNISKQKLLQLMKKAYLPGCTETIIEQLKKRELDFNEKVSPSGLTFFLCACLSGVPNLIEHMLKAGANVHTETREGDSALYLATYAVLHSAEPSTDALRSLIKAGCNVNKQNRRGYTPLHRAASMGNIRVIQYLLLEGADPYIANNAGVFPIDSAVCAGHIEAASLLKLKVPNPYVWDVVEPHTPLHIKMGLQSPQRKLMLVSSRRTKLRNVFT, from the exons ATGTCACCCTTTGCAAATGTTACGGTTTCTAGCTTTAGCGCCTCTACCTTTGAAATCTTGCAGCATTTTGTGAATACAAGTTCTTTGATAAGCTATCAAG ATGCTGTATCATTAGTCAAAGAAAAGGTCACTGCGATCGAACTGTCGGAGGTGTTTGATGTAGCGAAGTTGGCCAACGTCAAGGAACTTTCAGTTTTTGTGGCTGCTGGAGCTGTGTGCTTTCTTACTGCAACGGGTTTTTGGAGTATTT GCAGAAGAATTACAAGACGAAACGAAGCGGACAGCAACATTTCGAAACAAAAACTGCTACAACTCATGAAG AAAGCATACCTTCCAGGCTGCACTGAGACGATCATTGAACAGCTGAAGAAACGGGAACTCGATTTCAATGAAAAAGTGTCGCCTTCGGGACTCACGTTCTTCTTG tgTGCTTGCCTGAGTGGTGTGCCGAACCTTATCGAGCACATGTTGAAGGCGG GAGCCAACGTGCATACAGAAACAAGAGAGGGGGACTCAGCCTTGTATCTGGCCACCTACGCTGTTCTGCACTCTGCTGAGCCCAGCACTGATGCCCTTCGATCTCTCATCAAAG caggctgcaacgttaacaagcagaacAGACGAGGATACACTCCATTACATAGGGCTGCCAGCATGGGGAACATCAGAGTCATCCAGTATTTGTTACTTGAAG GCGCTGATCCCTATATCGCCAACAACGCTGGTGTTTTTCCCATTGACAGCGCAGTTTGTGCAG GACACATTGAGGCAGCCAGTTTGCTGAAGCTGAAGGTTCCAAATCCATACGTATGGGATGTGGTGGAGCCACACACACCATTGCACATCAAGATGGGTCTTCAGAGTCCGCAGCGCAAACTTATGCTTGTTTCTTCCAGGCGTACCAAACTTAGAAATGTGTTCACATAG